Part of the Rhodopirellula islandica genome is shown below.
TTACTTCCAAGCTCGACGCCGAGCCCAGAACGCACAACTGTTGATCGTCAATCACGCGATGCTGTTCACCGACATCGCGATGCGACGGCAGGGTGTTTCTCTGCTGCCCGACTACGACGCGATCATCCTCGACGAATGCCACACCATCGAATCCGTCGCCGGTGACCACCTTGGCATTCGATTGACCAGCGGCCAATTCGATTACCTGTTTGATCGTCTTTACAACGATCGCCAACAAAAGGGTTTGCTCGTCGCGCACAACCTGGACGCGTTGCAAAGGATGGTCGACCGATGCCGATTCGCGGCCAGCGAAATGTTTGCTGGTGTGCTGGACTGGATGCAAGAATCACGCTCACGAAATGGTCGCGTGCATCATCCCGAAGTGGTGCCCAATCCGCTCAGCGAACCGATGGAGATCCTCGCGCGACGGCTGCGAGCTCATGCGGACGCACAAGACAACGATTCCGATCGACAAGACTTCCAATCCGCTCACGATCGACTTCTCGCCTTGGCCGGCGGTCTGCGTGAATGGCTCGACCAATCGCTCAAACAAGAATCGGTTTATTGGGTGGAAACCTCCGGCAGTCGTCGCGGGATGGACCGAGTCTCCCTGTCCGCTTCGCCAATCGACATCGGTCAAACGCTTCGCGAAGAGGTTTTTCAAAACGAGGAAATTGGCTCGGTCATCATGACCAGTGCCACGCTGGCGACCGGCGAACAAGACAAGTTCAAATTCTTCCGCAGTCGTGTGGGTCTGACGACAGGCCGCTCCCTCCAAGTCGGCAGCCCCTTCGACTACGAGAAACAAGCCAAACTGATCATCGTCCGTGGACTGCCTGATCCCTCCGCGAAACGAGACGAATTCGAAGCGGCACTCCCCCAACAAATCAAGCGATTCGTTGGACACACCGATGGTCACGCGTTCGTGCTCTTCACGAGTTACTCGTTGCTTCGCAAGTGCGCCGAAGCAATCACGCCGTGGTGCATCGAACGCAACCTGCATCTGTACAGCCAAGCGGGCGAACAGAACCGAACGCAATTGCTCGATTCCTTCCGAAAAGACCCGCGTGGCGTGCTACTTGGCACTGACAGTTTCTGGCAGGGAGTCGACGTTCCTGGCGACGCTCTCACCAACGTTGTGATCACGAAGCTGCCGTTCTCTGTTCCCGATCATCCGCTACTCGAAGCACGGCTCGAAACGATCCGTGCCCGTGGTGGGCATCCATTCCCTGACTACCAATTGCCCGAAGCCGTGATCAAATTCCGGCAGGGCTTTGGGCGTCTGATCCGCACCCGCGATGACTCGGGGATGGTCGTGGTCTTGGACCCTCGAATCCGATCCAAACCTTACGGCCGACTTTTCCTCAGCGCACTTCCACCACTGCCATGCCACGACGTCGGCACCGTCCCGCGTCAAAAAACAAAGAAGCAGTGAGCAAGCCGCTTCTATTCGACGGCCCCATCCGGGGCGGGATTGTGGTCTCCATCAATGTTCTCGGGGCTTCCACCCCGAGCGAACGATGACGGCCCCTCCCGGGGCGAATGAACATGGATGGCTCCGGAGGAGCCCGCGTTGATAGCTCGGGGCAGAAGCCCCGAGACTACTGAACGTTTGGGCTTGGAGAGTATTGTCGCTTGCGCAAGTTTTCATCCCGGTAGGGATGCAAGATGGTAGCCGTCGGTAAGCGATAGCGCCACCGATGGACATGCAAACCCCACGCCGCCACTCTCCATCCCGCCGTGGCCATTGGCCACGGCGGGATGGAGAGTTTTATGGAACCTCGTTTTCCGGGGGTACGCTGCGACGCAGCGACCCCCGGCTACCATCTGAAATCCCTACCGGGATGAAGAAAGACAGAAGCCGGAAGAAAAATTGCATTCGCTATCGGAACGCCAAGGGCAAACATTTCGCAGCCCAGGGCAGTGCGAGCCACTTCCCATGCTCGGCCCTCACCCTCGCGTACGCCTGAACGGCGTCACTCGCCCCCCAACTTCGATTTGGGAGAGGTTCAGTAGGCAGAAACCCACTGAAAAGCGGGATCGATCGACTCACAAACTCTAGCGAGCGGAGGTGAGTGATTCGCCAGAGCTGACAATGGATTCGTGGAACATCTGCAACTCTTTCTCGAGTTGCTGGTTGCTACGATACAGCTTGACCAATCGCTGATGCGTTTCCTTGAGCTGAGTGGCCAACTTCTCGTTGTAGGTCTCCAGCGAAATCCGCTCGACTTCGGTTTGCTCGAAATCCTGCTCCAACTTCAGCTTCTCAGCTTGAGCGGCTGTGGTCATGTTCTTGGTCGCATCAATCGCCCGTTGAAGCACTTCGTTCTCGTAAGTCAGCTCTTGAGTTCGCGTGCTCAACTCCGCCAAACGCAGGCGAATGCGTCGCAAAACAAAGCGATAATCGTTCAAAGGCCGAACGTAGTAGGTGTCGATCAGGCGAGCGACTCCTTCATCGATCAACGCATCCGCGGCTTCCTCTTTGACGACCAACAGATCGTCTTTGGAGAATTTGACCTTGCCAGAATCACCCTGCTGCAAGCGACTGTCGACCGCACGTCCGCTGCCGTCAAAGAATCCACCATCCAAAGCACCGCGTTGATCGGGGCTGTCCACGACGATCTCATGATTCTTGGTGAACTCGATTTTGACCCATTTGCTCAATGGCTCGTCATCGGGCAAAGACCGTGTTCCGTCGCGGAGGTACTCGGCTCGCGACTGAGCTGAGATCTGGTTGCTGAGCAACCGGTTGACCAATTCATCATCGATTCGGCCGAACACATTGTTGTCGTCTTCCACGCTTCCCTCCGCCACAAAGGGCTCGTGCCCATCAAGCGGCAGCAATTCGTAAACGGACCAACTGACCGCTTGGCGGCTTTCGATGGCCTGACGCTGCTGCGGCAACAGGGGAGCGGTCGGTTGCAACGTGACCTGAGTCGGCGAGGTCGCCGTCACTCGGTATTCGCCCAGATAGAAAATCGGACCGGGAACATTCAAATTGGGTTGTGGGCCTTCGGCGAACCCATAGACGACCAAGCCATCCGGAATCAGCGGCAAGGGAGCCAATTCGACTTCGCCTTCGTCCGCTTCCTCGGCTGGCAACCCATCAACGGGAACCTCCTGCTGGGGGGAAGACAAGACAATTTGGCCACCATTGTTGAAATCCGCATTGGTGAGGCGCAGTCCGCGCCACCGCCGACCAGCTTCGGTGCCCAACTTGGCCAATTTCTGGGCCATTGGCAGGACGCCTTCGCCCGACAGCGGGTCATTGGGATTGCCATACCGCAATTCCAATTGCTCCGCCTCGACCGAGGCCAGCCTGGACTCGAGTTCCTCTTTGACTTTGTGCCACTCAGAACGACTTTTCAACGCCCCAGCGACAGGGAAGACGAAAATCACGGCCAAAATCGTCGTGATGACGACGGGAGTGATCTGGTACCACCGCCAATGAGGCGCCGCTTTCCAGACCAAGATGGCCTGGGCGATGACGACAACTATCAGAACGAGAAGAAGTACGTACTGCATCAGAGCAATTGATTGAGAAGCGGCAGAACTACCAAAGAGGGATCCTTGACGGGCTAGCTTAATCCAGTCCAACGCCAGCTTGGAGAATTTTCATCAACTTTTCCGTTCCGGTCGTCCGTGTCGGTGCCCGTGACCAACCGATCGGCACAATCGGAACATCCCTCACGATGGGGCGCCGATTGAAGCGGTTCGAGCGGTTTGCACCGACTTGCCGGTCAAGCCGATCCGCCAGATCGTCCGAAATGATCCTGTGAACACGTCCGCATCGAACGCGCGACGTGTGTCGAACATCCAGGTCTCGGAAGGCGATCGATCGTGACGATGCGAAAAACACTGTCCATTTGGATACTAACCGGATCCGTCCTCTTGCCAGCGGCAATGGGGTGCAACCGCCCTCACTATCGCAAACAGGCAGACAACGAAGCCTACGCGTTGATGGACGAGAAAGCCTCGCACGTGTCACGCCCGGTCGACGCGCCCTTGCGGATCGAACTGGACCGACGCAGCCGAATGTACAACCCATTCGACCTCGACTTCCAACCGATGCCGCTGGATGACCCAGCCTCGAATCGGTACATGCAGTGCGTCGACGGCCGACGCGGCTACCCGATGTGGGAAGCCAATGGACTGACCAACGCCGCCGAAAGTCCGGATTGGTGGCAGTTCCTTCCGCTCAATGACGACGGGATCCTCGAACTCAACTCAGAGAACGCGGTCAAGATCGCGCTGCTGCACTCCCCAGACTACCAGCGTCAGTTGGAGCAGTTGTATCTGTCTGCCCTGGACGTCTCGAGCCAGCGGTTTCAATTCGACACCCAATACTTCGCCGGTGCCGGTGCTTCGTTCAGCCAGAATGATCAACGCTTCGGAGCCTTCCGCGATTCCGATTCCGTCACCAGCGTGGGCGGGGACGCAGCCCTGAGTCGACAGTTCGCGACCGGTGCCAATCTGCTGGTGAACTTTGCCAACGAAATTGTCTGGAACCTGAATGGTCCCGACACGGCAACGACGTCCACCGTGCTCGACTTCACCTTGTTGCAACCCTTGCTCCGAGGTGCGGGACGCGACCGCATCATGGAATTGTTGACTTTGTCGGAACGTCGGCTGCTTGCCAACGTTCGCAACTTCGAACGATTCCGCCGCGGTTTCTACTTGGAAATCGTCACGGGACGCAACAACGACAGCAGCGTCAGTCGCTCTGGAGGTACGTTCTCCGCCAACACCGGTGCCTTCACCGGGTTCGATTCAGGCTTTGCCAATCTGGGTGGCAGTGGAGGAACCGGCGTGCCACAGGCCGGTGGGTTCATCGGTCTGCTTCAAGACCAACTGCAAATCCGCAACTTGGAAGAGAACATCGCTCGGCTCGGCGAGAACCTGGTCATTCTCGACAACACGCTGATCGAATTGCTGACCACCATTCCCGATGACCCTGAAGCCATCATTCGCCAGCGACTGCAAATCGCGCAAGCACGATCCGCTCTGCTGAGCTCGCAAAGCTCCTTGGTTTCGCGTCGTGTTGGCTACCAAAACTCGGTTGACTCCTTCCTGCGTGACCTTGGATTGCCACCTTATATCTGTGTCGAAATCAACGACCCGATGCTGGAACGCTTCGAACTGATCGACCGAACCCTTCGAAGTCGCCGTGAAGAACTGATTGATGTCCGCTTGGCAGTGGGCGAGATCAACATCGGATTGCTGGAATCCAGCGAAACCACCATCAACGAAGAGACCGGACTGCCGGAAACCAAACTCCAGTGGGACGAAACCACGATTCGCTTGATCGAACGACTTCGATCTTCGGTTGAACCGTTGTCGAAATTCACGGGTGATTTGATCGCCGAAGATTTGCCCCGCGTGGAAGCGGACCTCAAGCAGTTGGCGGAGCTCATTCCGGAGCGTCGCAACCAAACCGATTCGTTGCTGGAACTGTACCGCGAAGAACAAGCCACGGTGTGTTCGCTGCTGGGAATCGAAACCGTTGACGAATCCATCTTCGACCTCGAACCCGTGCTCGAACTCGGCGAAGAACTGGAATCACAGTTCAATGAAATCGCCAGTCGTCTGGACGCCTACAAAACGGCGGTGGATCAACTCAATGAACAAATCGATGTCTTCCTGCAAACCGGACCACGATCCGAAAACAGCGTTGAAATCGCGGTTCAAGTTCGCAATGAAGTGATTCTGGCCAGCCAAGACTTGCTCGCCAACCTGGGCGAAGACGTCCTGGCGTTGCAGTTGATTCAAGCCCGCTCGCGAGTCGAATCGCTGCTGCTTCCCGAAGTCGAAATCAACCCTGCCGAAGCACTGCAGATCGCTCGCGTGAACCGTCGTGACTGGGCCAATGCTCGGGCCGCCCTGGTGGACACGTTCCGCCGAATTGAATTCTTCGCCGACGATCTTGAAAGCGACTTGGACCTGGTCGTCTCCGGCGGTGTCAGTCAATCCGCGGTGACCGATCTTCCCAACAATGACAACACCAGCCTCCGGCTTGGGCTTCGTTGGGACGCCCCAATCACTCGCTTGCAAGAACGCAACACCTACCGCCAAGCCTTGATCGAATACGAGCAAGCCAAACGGTCGTACTACAACTTCGAAGACAGCGTGTGGCAAGGTCTGCGTTCCAGCATTCGCCAGCTGCAGGCCAACCGGATCAACTTTGAATTGGGACGCCAATCCGTCCGGATCGCAGCCAACCAATTGGAACTCAACGAGGACATTCGGTCCTTCCGAGATGCCCGCGGCTTGAACAGCGGCCCGACCGCTGCTCGCGATACGATCTCGGCACTGGGTGACTTGCTCGATTCACAAAACTCGTTGCTGAACATCTTTGTGAACTTCGAAGTCGTTCGCCGTGGTCTCGACTTGGATCTCGGAACCATGGAACTGACGTCCGACGGACTGTGGATTGATCCAGGCCCCATCGAGCCTGAATTCCTGCTGGGTCTGGTCGGCACGTCCGAAGGCGGCCTGATCGATTGCGGTGTCACAACCTCCAACGCCCTGTGCCCCACTCCTGATTGCGGGATGCCATTGAAAGAGCAACCCAAAGAACCCATCTTTGGATTCTGATTCAACGTCCTGCGGGGTCGCATCCGGCTCGCTCCGGTGGTCTTTGCAACCGGCAACGGTTGCAAAGACATTGACCAACTCACTTTGTCGGCCGAACTCTGTTTGCCGATCGGCTCACTTGACCGGTTCGGCAAACAGCTCGGGATACTTTTCAGTGAGCTGACGTCGCAGTTTCGGACGTGCCTTCAAAGCGGAGCCCATCTTCCGAACCATCTTGGGATTGTTGATGCCGCCCAGCTCGTGATCGGTCGGCATGATCTCGCTGTCCCAATCGGCAAGCTCAGAGGGACGCACATTGTCGCGGTAAAACGCACCGGTGGTGAACGGCGTTGGAACAAACGAGCCGACCAAGCTCATGTCCAATTCGGGTTCAATCTGGCCTTCCATCCCGAGCGCCCACAAACACGCGTTCGCAAAGCAACGACGCGTGTCTTCATCGAGCAAGTCTTCCGACGCGCCGAACGAGAAGTAAGCCACGCGTGCATCTTTCTTGTCGCCCGATGGCGCGACGTAGTGATCGCGAGTCCAACCGGCCGACACCTTGGGCTTGTCCGTGTTGACATCGTCACTCGGCTCAAACGTGTTCAAGACTTGAACTTCCACCAATGGCGTCGCTCCCGTCGGCGGCTGAGACTTGTAGGCCCCGCTGTAACCATGCATCGTGCCGACTCCGGTCATGATGGGGTGCTCCTTGGCAGAATCCAACGCCGTGATCCGGCTGCTTGAACTGTGATTGCCGCCATAGTGACTTTGCCCGCGTTGCGCATGCCAGGTGTTGCCAAAGACCTGCTCACCCAAACCGCCGAGGTAGTCGTCACCGCTGTAGTTGAAGTTGAGCTTCGACCACTTGCCCTTTTGGCCGTTGAAGCAGTGAGTCGACGTCCGCGCCCCCACGACCGGACCACCTCGTTCAAAGTAATCCACCAACAGGTCAACCTGATCGTCGGGCAGCTTCATGAAACGGGTGAAGAAAAACAGCAGGTCCGCATCCTTGAGGGCTTCCATCCCGGGAACGGCTGCATCACCGGCTTTGATCTCGCCGTCCTGGTCGATTCCAAACAACACGGTGCATCGAAAGCCGTGATGCTTGGCCAAAATTTTCGCGAGCAGTGGGCACGCTTGTTCGGACCGGTATTCGTGATCATTGGCGATGAACACGATGTGCTTGCCTTTTCCGATCCCTTCCCCGCCTTCGTAAACCAGCGGCGCAGAATCGGAATCCGCCGCCAAACTGGTGAGCGGAAAAGTGACAAGTGACAGCAAAGCCAGAGAGAGCCAAGTCTTCATAGATTCAGTGTGTGATCGAGGTGGGATGAATGGGAGGTGTCGTTCACCATCACGCGGCGGCCCGATTTCAACCCCAAGCCAACACGTCACGAACAACAGGTGACTATGAATTTAGTCCATCTTCACCTCGATCGCGTGACGATCTGTCCCGCTTTCTTCAAAACGCCCCCACATCCGACCCCATGTCGCAATTCCATTGACTTGTGACGCAACCACCGAAGCTCCCTTGGAACCATGGTGAATGCGTCAACTGCGAACCGGGCCTAGATAAAACCGGGCCTGGATAGAACCGGCCTGGGCAAAACGGGAGATGGGTACAACAGAACACGGAGAACGGTGGGGAAGAGCAGGGCGGAGTTTTCGATCGCCTCGATGGGGACAAGGAACGCTCAAAGCACCGCAAGACCACCGCTCATTCCTGCCTTCCCGTGGTGACTCCGCCCACACGACTGGTACCTGCTCTGGCGGACGCGAGTACAATGCGGCGTCTGATTCCCACCCGATCCTCCCCCCAACCGATCAGTGTCATGACGTCGAACTCCATGCGAGCATCCTGTCGATTCCGCGACCTTTCCCCGCGATTTTCGTTGGCTTCGTTTCTTCTTGTTTCGTGCACTCTTGCTTGTCTTTCGTTCTCACAAGCCATCGCAAACGATCGCCCCAATGTGGTGATCGTGATGGCCGATGACCTCGGGTATGGCGACATTGGTTGCTACGGAGCCAAGGGTCTGGAAACTCCCAACATCGATCGCATGGCATCCGAGGGTTGCCAATTCACCAGCGGCTATTGCTCGGCGTCCACCTGCACGCCGACCCGCTATTCGTTCCTCACCGGCTCCTACGCGTTTCGTTTCCCCGGTACCGGCATCGCACCACCGAACAGCCCCGCGTTGATTCCCGCGGGAACCACGACCACTGCCAGCGTGCTGCAAGAGGCGGGCTACAAAACCGCCGTCATCGGCAAGTGGCACCTGGGCTTGGGCGAAAAGAACGAAGGCCCGGACTGGAATGGGGATCTGAAACCAGGACCTTTGGAGATAGGCTTCGACCACTGCATCTTGCTTCCCACCACCAACGATCGCGTGCCACAGGTCTACGTGAACAACCACAACGTCGAGAACTTGGATCCGGCCGATCCACTGTGGGTTGGCAACAAGAAACCCTCCCAAGACCACCCCACAGGAATCACCCATCGCGACACATTGAAGATGGATTGGTCGCACGGTCACAACTCCACGATTCACAACGGCATCAGTCGCATTGGGTTCTACACCGGAGGCCACGCCGCTCGGTTCCGCGACGAAGACTTGTCGGATCGCTGGGTGGCAGAATCCAAACGATGGATCAGCGACCACAAAGAGGAACCGTTTTTCCTATTCTTTGCCTCACACGATCTGCACGTGCCTCGAGTCGTGAATGAACGCTTCCAGGGCAGCACCGCACTCGGACCTCGAGGGGATGCCATCGCGGAACTGGATTGGTGCGTGGGCGAACTGATGAAGTCGCTCGAAGAAAACGGACTGACCGAAAAAACCTTGCTCGTGTTCTGCAGCGACAACGGCCCAGTTTTGGACGATGGCTACAAAGACGATGCCAACGAAAAACTTGGCGAGCATGATCCAAATGGTCCCTATCAAGGCGGCAAGTACACGGTTTACGAAGGCGGAACGCGAACGCCTTTCATCACCCGGATGCCCGGCACCATTCCCGTCGGTGTCAGCGACGAACTGGTTTGCACCATCGACTTTGCCGCCAGTCTCGCCGCCCTGGTCGGACAAGAACTTCCGAACGACGCTTGCCTGGACAGCCACAACGTGCTGGGAGCGTTGATGAATCAGTCCGGTGCCTCCGGTCGAGAGCATCTGGTCCAGCAAGACAACGGAAAAGTTGGCAACTACGGCTATCGCGTTGGCGATTGGAAACTCGTTCGCCACGACCAAAAGAAGTCCTACAACTTCGACCTGTCGATGACACGAAAATCAGTCCCCCAATTCGCTCTTTACAACCTTGAATCGGATCCAGCCGAACAGAACGATTTGAGTCAGAGCGAACCCCAACGAGCGAAGCAAATGCAACAGGAACTTCAACAGCTTCTCGACGCCGGTCGCAGTCGCTAAGCAGCAACAGCCAGTTGCTTGAGTCGTTAACGACGTATCAACGCCTGTAGAATGGGCACTCTTGCCCGTCAACGTGGTGAATATCACCGCCCCGCGGTCGTTGGATCACCCCGACATCCACCACCAGTCGCGGAGCGACGATAGTTGCTCACCGCCCCGTACGATGGGCTTCCAAGCCCGTCGCAATGGAACCCCGACACGTGAGCGAGGCACGACCTCGAATCCCTCACTCACCCTTCGCGTTTCCCAAAACCAATCAAAAAAAGCCGCCCACTGGAATCATCCGGTGAGCGGCTTTTCTGATGGATCCAACTCAATTGCGTTTGCAAATCATGCGGTCGCGAGTTTGGACTCTTCGCTTGCAATCATTTGTCGAAGGATCTCGTCCAGCGACACGCGGATGTCCCAGTCCGGGTAATCACGTCGCAGTTTGCTCAGGTCGCTGATGTAGCAAATGTGATCGCCTTTGCGATTGTCATCGCCCAGCGTCCACTTCACTTTGTGACCCGAGATGTCTTCGATCTTCTGAATGCATTCCAGCACGCTGGCCGCGTTGTCGCGTCCGCCACCGATGTTGTAAACCTCGCCTGGACGCGGGTTCTTCGAGAACGCTTCGAAGGCTTTGACCACATCGCTGCATTCGATTTGGTCGCGAACTTGTTTGCCTTTGTATCCAAAGATCGTGTAGGGCTTGCCCGTCACGGCCACGTGAACGAGGTAACTCAAGAACCCATGCAACTCGACGCCGCTGTGGCTGGCCCCGGTCAAGCATCCGCCTCGGAAGATTCCGGTCTTCAACCCGAAGTACTTGCCGTACTCCTGAGCCAACACGTCCGCCGCCGTCTTGGACGCGCCAAACAGCGAGTGCATCGTTTGGTCGATGCGGCACGACTCAGAGATGCCAGCGTGGTCTTCTTCGCGGGCATATTCCCAGCGGGTTTCCAATTCGTCCAGCGGCAACTCGTTGGGGGCATCGCCGTAAACCTTGTTCGTGCTCATGTGGCAGAACACAGCCTCGGGTGCATGCTGACGAGTTCCCTCGAGCAGGTTCAATGTTCCGTTGGCGTTGACTTCAAAATCCAGAAACGGAATCGCGGCGGCTTTGTCGTGCGATGGTTGGGCCGCACAGTGAATCACCAAATCCGGTGGCTCGTTCTTGAACAGGTCCAACACGCCTTCGCGGTCGCGAATGTCCAACGAGACGGTTCGGAAGTTCGAGGTTTCCTGTTCCAGTCGCGACTGGTTCCACTTGGTGCTGCCATCCGGGCCGAAAAAGGTGGCGCGCATGTCGTTGTCGATGCCGATGACTTCGTCACCCAGGGCGTCCCAATGCCGCACCGCGGCCGAGCCGATCAGCCCACTGGAACCTGTCACAATCACACGCATAGCACGTCAAACCTACCTAAAAACCAACTTCCAAAAGAAAACTGCGTCTGATTGTAATTCGCAATCGAAACACCAAAACCGCCACGTTTTATTTTCAATGAAACGACATCGACGGCTGGTTGCCCATTTCAGTGAGGGCCGCTTGAACGCCCGCGGAGCGTATTCGCCAGAGTCTTTCGGACGCTTCAGGCAGCCTGTTTCACGGCCACGGGAGCCTCGGCCGGGGTGTTGGGGCGGATCATTCGGGTCATCTCCAAAATTTCCGCGATCGCCAGGGCTTGCTCAGCAGCGGTTTGTGTCAAATCCAAAAACAGCACGCGTTTGCCGCGAATTTCGCACCAGGTGCTGCCAGCCCCCTCCAATGGTTCGCCGCGAATTTCAAATCCATTTTGGCGGGCGATGCGGGTCATCCGTTTCAGACGATCCAGCACGTTTTCCTCGTCAAACCGATTCATATCGAAGCCTTTGGACTCGCTGGAGACGGGCTTTTCGCCTGCGTGATTGAGGGCGAACAAGTCACCGGGGCAAGCAAGCCGTGGAGGGTAAGGTTTGCGGGCCGGATAGCAGGGATTTATCAACCGTGTGGGTTGTTCCGATAGATCAAACAGCCAATCCCTTCCCGCCCGGATTCCAAACTCAGCTATGTCGCACCAAGCTTCTTCCGCCCAATCGACTCACGCCGCCTCCGAATCCCAAGCCAATGAGCTGACGGTGCTGCGGGAACAGGTGAAACGACTGCAGAATCTGGCGACCCTCGGCGAACTGACCGGCACCGCCACGCACGAATTCAACAACGTGCTGATGACCGTCATCAACTACGCCAAACTGGGACTGCGGAACGAAGACAAAGCCAGCCGCGACAAAGCACTGACGAAAATCCTGGAAGCCTCCGAGCGTGCCGCTCAAATCACCAACACGATCTTGGCCCAAGCCCGCAACCGCAGCGACGCGATGGGCCCAGTCGACTTGAGCGGATTGGTTCGGGAAACCTTGGTGCTGATGCAACGTGAAATGCAAAAGTATCGAATCAGCATCGAAACGGACTTGCCCGAAACCGCGACGGTTCACGCCAGCGGAAACCAAATCCAACGCTTGCTGCTCAACCTGCTGACCAATTCACGACAAGCCATCGGCGAATGCGGCACGCTCTGGATTCGTGTCGCCTCCTGCGACACCGGAGCGGATGGAAACGGCTACGTTGAACTGACGGTTCGCGATTCTGGCAAGGGCATCCCTGAGGACGTTCTGCCAAAGATCTTTGACCCGTACTTCTCCACCAAAGCCGGTCCTGATGAAACAGGAAAGGGCGGCACAGGGTTGGGATTGGCCGCCTGCAAAGAAATCATCGACGAGCACAAAGGACGTGTGCGAGTCGAAAGCTCCGTCGGTCGCGGCACCGCCTTCATCATCCGCCTGCCAATCAGCGCGGCACAACGAGCCGCGGCTTGAAGCGCGTACGCCATCGCCCACCTGCCAAAAAGGTGTCAGGTACCTTTTTGGGGGAATGGGGGTTTTGGCTCGATGCCGGTGTCGTCAGCTGAAGGGTTCAGGCAACATTTTCTTTGCCGAATCGCCTTTGAATCGCTTCCTTCACAGAGCCCGCAGAACCGGCAAACTACCTGTTC
Proteins encoded:
- a CDS encoding ATP-dependent DNA helicase translates to MSDPISIDSILGPGGSISRRLPRYEPREQQLEMARAVSSALTDREHLVVEAGTGTGKSFAYLAAAILHATSDQTESGPKKPNPSSDSVDDRIPPAGEQKEKPDRPKRVLISTHTISLQEQLIGKDIPLLNSVIPREFSAVLVKGRNNYLSLRRMGRAVEKSVSLMANDFQMQQLREIRKWSDNTADGSLSTLPIKPDGQVWDEVRSDTGNCLRNKCPNFKDCFYFQARRRAQNAQLLIVNHAMLFTDIAMRRQGVSLLPDYDAIILDECHTIESVAGDHLGIRLTSGQFDYLFDRLYNDRQQKGLLVAHNLDALQRMVDRCRFAASEMFAGVLDWMQESRSRNGRVHHPEVVPNPLSEPMEILARRLRAHADAQDNDSDRQDFQSAHDRLLALAGGLREWLDQSLKQESVYWVETSGSRRGMDRVSLSASPIDIGQTLREEVFQNEEIGSVIMTSATLATGEQDKFKFFRSRVGLTTGRSLQVGSPFDYEKQAKLIIVRGLPDPSAKRDEFEAALPQQIKRFVGHTDGHAFVLFTSYSLLRKCAEAITPWCIERNLHLYSQAGEQNRTQLLDSFRKDPRGVLLGTDSFWQGVDVPGDALTNVVITKLPFSVPDHPLLEARLETIRARGGHPFPDYQLPEAVIKFRQGFGRLIRTRDDSGMVVVLDPRIRSKPYGRLFLSALPPLPCHDVGTVPRQKTKKQ
- a CDS encoding coiled-coil domain-containing protein → MQYVLLLVLIVVVIAQAILVWKAAPHWRWYQITPVVITTILAVIFVFPVAGALKSRSEWHKVKEELESRLASVEAEQLELRYGNPNDPLSGEGVLPMAQKLAKLGTEAGRRWRGLRLTNADFNNGGQIVLSSPQQEVPVDGLPAEEADEGEVELAPLPLIPDGLVVYGFAEGPQPNLNVPGPIFYLGEYRVTATSPTQVTLQPTAPLLPQQRQAIESRQAVSWSVYELLPLDGHEPFVAEGSVEDDNNVFGRIDDELVNRLLSNQISAQSRAEYLRDGTRSLPDDEPLSKWVKIEFTKNHEIVVDSPDQRGALDGGFFDGSGRAVDSRLQQGDSGKVKFSKDDLLVVKEEAADALIDEGVARLIDTYYVRPLNDYRFVLRRIRLRLAELSTRTQELTYENEVLQRAIDATKNMTTAAQAEKLKLEQDFEQTEVERISLETYNEKLATQLKETHQRLVKLYRSNQQLEKELQMFHESIVSSGESLTSAR
- a CDS encoding TolC family protein; this encodes MRKTLSIWILTGSVLLPAAMGCNRPHYRKQADNEAYALMDEKASHVSRPVDAPLRIELDRRSRMYNPFDLDFQPMPLDDPASNRYMQCVDGRRGYPMWEANGLTNAAESPDWWQFLPLNDDGILELNSENAVKIALLHSPDYQRQLEQLYLSALDVSSQRFQFDTQYFAGAGASFSQNDQRFGAFRDSDSVTSVGGDAALSRQFATGANLLVNFANEIVWNLNGPDTATTSTVLDFTLLQPLLRGAGRDRIMELLTLSERRLLANVRNFERFRRGFYLEIVTGRNNDSSVSRSGGTFSANTGAFTGFDSGFANLGGSGGTGVPQAGGFIGLLQDQLQIRNLEENIARLGENLVILDNTLIELLTTIPDDPEAIIRQRLQIAQARSALLSSQSSLVSRRVGYQNSVDSFLRDLGLPPYICVEINDPMLERFELIDRTLRSRREELIDVRLAVGEINIGLLESSETTINEETGLPETKLQWDETTIRLIERLRSSVEPLSKFTGDLIAEDLPRVEADLKQLAELIPERRNQTDSLLELYREEQATVCSLLGIETVDESIFDLEPVLELGEELESQFNEIASRLDAYKTAVDQLNEQIDVFLQTGPRSENSVEIAVQVRNEVILASQDLLANLGEDVLALQLIQARSRVESLLLPEVEINPAEALQIARVNRRDWANARAALVDTFRRIEFFADDLESDLDLVVSGGVSQSAVTDLPNNDNTSLRLGLRWDAPITRLQERNTYRQALIEYEQAKRSYYNFEDSVWQGLRSSIRQLQANRINFELGRQSVRIAANQLELNEDIRSFRDARGLNSGPTAARDTISALGDLLDSQNSLLNIFVNFEVVRRGLDLDLGTMELTSDGLWIDPGPIEPEFLLGLVGTSEGGLIDCGVTTSNALCPTPDCGMPLKEQPKEPIFGF
- a CDS encoding ThuA domain-containing protein; the encoded protein is MKTWLSLALLSLVTFPLTSLAADSDSAPLVYEGGEGIGKGKHIVFIANDHEYRSEQACPLLAKILAKHHGFRCTVLFGIDQDGEIKAGDAAVPGMEALKDADLLFFFTRFMKLPDDQVDLLVDYFERGGPVVGARTSTHCFNGQKGKWSKLNFNYSGDDYLGGLGEQVFGNTWHAQRGQSHYGGNHSSSSRITALDSAKEHPIMTGVGTMHGYSGAYKSQPPTGATPLVEVQVLNTFEPSDDVNTDKPKVSAGWTRDHYVAPSGDKKDARVAYFSFGASEDLLDEDTRRCFANACLWALGMEGQIEPELDMSLVGSFVPTPFTTGAFYRDNVRPSELADWDSEIMPTDHELGGINNPKMVRKMGSALKARPKLRRQLTEKYPELFAEPVK